GTGGTCGAGGATCACCTCCTGGTACAGGTCGTCCAGTTCCGAGCTCATGCGAACATCCTTCTCACCTTCTCGAGTCCCGCCGCCAGGGCGTCGATCTCGGCGGTCGTATTGTAGATCCCCAGCGACGCGCGCGCCGTGGCGGGCACGCCGAGGCGCGCCATGAGCGGCTGGGCGCAGTGGTGGCCGGTGCGGATGGCGATCCCCTCGCGGTCGAGGACGGTCCCGATGTCGTGCGGGTGGATGTCGTCCATCACGAACGACAGGACGGCCGCCTTGCCCGGCGCCGTGCCCAGGATCCGCAGCCCGGGGATGCGGCCGAGCTGCTCCGTGCCGTAGGCGAGCACCTCGTCCTCGTGGCGCCAGGCCGCCTCCCGCGGCAGGGCCTCCAGCCAGTCGAGCGCCGCGCCGAGCCCCACCGCCCCCGCCATGTTGGGCGTCCCCGCCTCGAACTTGTAGGGGATCTGGTTGTAGATGGTCTTCTCGAAGGCCACCGAGAGGATCATGTCGCCGCCGCCCTGCCAGGGCGGCATGGCCTCGAGGTGCTCGGCCCGCCCGTAGAGCACGCCGATGCCGGTCGGCCCGTAGATCTTGTGCCCGCTGAACGCGTAGAAGTCGCAGCCGAGGTCCTGCACGTCGGCCGGGACGTGCGGCGCGCCCTGCGCCCCGTCCACCAGCACCGGCACCCCGCGGGCGTGGGCCAGCTCGACGACGCGCTTCACCGGGTTCACGGTGCCGAGCGCGTTCGACACGTGCGACACCGCCACGAGGCGCGTGCGCGGGCCGATGCGCCTCTCGAGCTCGTCGAGGAGGAGCACCCCGCGGTCGTCGATGGGCGCCACCACCAGCTTCGCGCCCTTCTCCTCGCACAGCATCTGCCAGGGGACGATGTTGGAGTGGTGCTCCATGGCGGAGACGAGCACCTCGTCGCCCGCGCCCACCCGCTGCTTGCCGAAGGTGAAGGCGACCAGGTTGATGGCCTCGGTCGTGCCGCGCACGAAGACGATCTCGCGCGACTCGCGCGCGTTGAGGAACCGGCGCACCCGTTCGCGCGCGCCCTCGTAGGAGGCGGTCGCCTTCTCGGACAGGAAGTGCACGCCGCGGTGCACGTTGGCGTTCTCCTGGTCGAAGAAGCGCGCCATCGCCTCCACCACCTGGCGCGGGCGCTGGGTGGTGGCGGCGCTGTCGAGGTAGACGAGCGGCTTGCCGCGCACGGGCCGGGCCAGGATGGGGAAGTCGCAGCGCACGCGCTCGACGTCGAACCCGTCGGCGACCGGCTTGTGCAGCGTCACCACTTCCGCCTCGGGCGGGCTGGGATGGACCACCCTCATGCGACCTCCCTCAGCAGCTCGCCCGAAGGGAGCCGCGCCGTGACCGCCCGGCGCACGCGCGCCCGGAGCTCCTCCGGGCCGACCCGCTGCACCAGCTCGGCGGCGAAGGCCCAGGTGAGGAGCGCGCGGGCCAGCGGCTCCGAGATCCCGC
The genomic region above belongs to Anaeromyxobacter diazotrophicus and contains:
- a CDS encoding cysteine desulfurase yields the protein MRVVHPSPPEAEVVTLHKPVADGFDVERVRCDFPILARPVRGKPLVYLDSAATTQRPRQVVEAMARFFDQENANVHRGVHFLSEKATASYEGARERVRRFLNARESREIVFVRGTTEAINLVAFTFGKQRVGAGDEVLVSAMEHHSNIVPWQMLCEEKGAKLVVAPIDDRGVLLLDELERRIGPRTRLVAVSHVSNALGTVNPVKRVVELAHARGVPVLVDGAQGAPHVPADVQDLGCDFYAFSGHKIYGPTGIGVLYGRAEHLEAMPPWQGGGDMILSVAFEKTIYNQIPYKFEAGTPNMAGAVGLGAALDWLEALPREAAWRHEDEVLAYGTEQLGRIPGLRILGTAPGKAAVLSFVMDDIHPHDIGTVLDREGIAIRTGHHCAQPLMARLGVPATARASLGIYNTTAEIDALAAGLEKVRRMFA